A genome region from Panicum virgatum strain AP13 chromosome 4K, P.virgatum_v5, whole genome shotgun sequence includes the following:
- the LOC120703793 gene encoding uncharacterized protein LOC120703793: protein MAASKVVLEVLPQAPPREPAAALLPHLAVPKVLQYMYLASAWVACAGVAAGTVARRALGDESPVTYAFLKVSIGALVFPVLLVLVVTLRLLRAMCAAGFALSLRIVAREVQVHSRKVL from the coding sequence ATGGCTGCCTCCAAGGTGGTGCTCGAGGTTCTCCcccaggcgccgccgcgggagccggcggccgcgctgctCCCGCACCTCGCCGTGCCCAAGGTTCTGCAGTACATGTACCTCGCGAGCGCGTGGGTCGCCTGCGCGGGCGTGGCCGCCGGGACCGTCGCGCGCCGGGCCCTGGGCGACGAGTCCCCGGTGACCTACGCGTTCCTCAAGGTCTCGATCGGAGCCCTTGTCTTCCCCGTGCTGCTCGTCCTCGTCGTCACCCTGCGGCTCCTGCGCGCCATGTGCGCGGCGGGGTTCGCGCTGTCGCTCCGCATCGTCGCCAGGGAGGTTCAGGTCCATTCCCGGAAGGTATTGTGA